The DNA window TACCACTTTTTACTGTGCcttgtcttttatttctttGGTCAAAATCTGTCTACAATTGGTAGTAGTGAtcttgaaagaaagaaaaaaattccaAACAAGTTGCATCTTAGCGACGTGGTCAACTCAActccaaacaaaaataattgtcaATATTTATAGGCTTTAAtactttttcaatttataataaatatattaaaaaataaaaattatgagttttaaaatattaaattttttgtttgatttttacttAAAACGTCCTACTAAAATAAAAGTAGTTGTTATACGATGTTATCCTacaatcttatataaaaataataataataataattaaataaaagtagttATTATACGATGTTATCCTacaatcttatataaaaataataataataataataataaatatgatactACTTATGAcactactttttttttctatccaaatgttaattttttaagtttagaaGTGATTTGCATATATAATAGAAGTCTAGGAGCTTTATTTAGTTACTCACATTTGTAGGAccaatttaacttttttatataaatttaaatcaacttataattcaattcaagtattcatttactttcaaatatatatattattaaattaatataatacacataattgaataatttaacCTTCACCATCAAAGAACATATGTCTTAGCAAATACCTATTATACAATTTTCGCTGGATAATCTAATTTGAGTTAGAGAAAACAACTCAAACATCAATAAAAGGAAGACACGTCTCTAATCTCTATTATATTTTCCTTTTAGTTGGTAATCAAAGTTTTTTAATCTCATCATCCCCAAACCATCAAATTCAATGAATCCCACAAAATGTCATTTGTACAAAAAAAagattacaataataataataataataatttaatatatatttagaaaatattttacttaaacattaattaaaacacaaatagtccaaaaaagtatatataaataaataacatataaaatgtTTAGTTATAGGTGTGTGGAggacatattattaaaaataaaatattattcataaaagTACAAGAGGTTAAAACAtgaatgttaaaaattatttgaaatgtgAAATATAAATCTCAAAACTTGttcatgaaaatataattatttaattgtattactataaataaaaaagtaggaGATAGATAAGTTTATGATAAATGAATATCAATCTAGCTACAAGTCAAGGATATATTAATagtaatatgataaaataaaataaaaataataatatttaataaagcGTGTCGACGAGTCAAATTACGTTACGGTTTCTCCGAAAGGTCGCACACGGCCagaaaagtgaataaaaacCCCATACGAGATTCGGCTTCAGTTGGTAGGTAATATTGACTAAGTCCCCACCCACCTCCCACAAGACGCCATTGATAACCATCTTTAAGCTTTCTTTATCTATAATCTATTCCACAGTAGAGAGAGATAGAACACTTCCCAACATATATTATCCAATGTGGAGATCTTCCGGCGGCGTTTTTCTCAGACACGTCACGTCGGCGGTCCGGTGCCGGCCGAAGACGACGTCTTTACCCATCAGGCCGTTTCGGGTTTTCGATCCGGCAAGGCTACTGGCATCACCCTTTTCGTCTGATACTATTAATTTTTCCGGCGGAGGAGAACGGAAAGAAGATGCTGCTAAGGGGGGACTTGGGGAATTGATATCGTCTGAGGAAGCGAAGAAGCTGATGAGATTGGTGAATGTTGAGgagttgaagaagaagcttgGAATGGATGGGAAGGAGATGATCGGGTATTCAGAGCTTATTGAAGCTTGCGAACAGATGGGTGTTGCTAAATCCAAAGATGAGGCAGCTTCATTTGCTCGTGTTCTTGATGAAGCAGGGGTCATTCTTCTGTTTAGAGATAAAGTTCATCTTCATCCTCACAAGGTcttccttttctttctttctttatttcttcttcatcttctgttatcttctttctttcttacaTAGATAGATCTATGACTATCAGGTGGTAGATCTGGTAAGAAAAGCTGTGCCTTTTGTTCTGACATCAGAAGAAGATGATCCTAGAAAGAAGGAACTTGAGAATCTGCAAGAAAAGAAGGAAGAAATTGACATGTTAGCACATAAGCAGGTAAGATATATCCTATGGACAGGGTTAGGGTTAGCTATAACTCAGGTTGGACTCTTCTTTCGTCTCACTTTCTGGGAATATTCGTGGGATGTTATGGAACCTGTTGCCTTCTTCACTACAGCTACTAGCATAGTCATCGGTTATGCCTATTTCCTCTTCACTTCTAGAGACCCAACTTATCAAGATTTTATGCAAAGGCTCTTCTCATCTAGACAGAAGAAACTTATCAAGATGCACAATTTTGATCTTAACCGTTTAATCCAATTACAAAAGACATGCAATCATGGTGTTGTCTCTTCTTCCAAACTACACAACATCACAACAGGACAATCAGAACAGCTTCTCCATTAATCTTCTTATTTTAACATACAATAATTGTAACCCATTTTGAGATTAGCATTCAGTCCCCCATAAATTGACCTAATCTAAATGGGCAGGGATTGTAATGTTTTCTAATCATTACTTATACACAACTTATTTTGCTAGCTGGAAAGGACTTCTTCAAGAAACATGTTTTCTTAACTTTTGCTTCAATACATAAACTTATCAATAGTATGTATGTGTGTCACTGTGTTTAGTTTTTAAACATTTCTTGATCTATAAACAAAAGTAAAAGTCTTTATAGACCTTGTTTTGACCTTATTTTTATATgggttgcttcagattgaattcaaatacatttttatatataaaaagattgaTACCCTTAATAATCTTCATCAAACAAAGTTAGGAAACAAAACAACCacttgattattcaaataaccctaaatcAAACAAGGGCTTGGTTATCACCCACTAAACTTGCACCAAATATTCAATTGAAACAAGTCTTTTAGTCACATCTAAGGAAAAATGTATTCTCCATATTCAAGGCAAGTGATCCAACCACATGAATGGTCTAAATCTATCTAGTGGGAGAGACGTGTCCTATATTCACCTGCTTCTCGAGTCATCTCCTCTAGAGTCCTGTCTTTCCTTTCCTGATCCAAGTCAAGCTTCTGCTTCAATTCCTTCTCCTCATCATCAATCTAAAACACAAATGCAAAACAAGGAATTTTAATACAGAACAAA is part of the Impatiens glandulifera chromosome 1, dImpGla2.1, whole genome shotgun sequence genome and encodes:
- the LOC124920991 gene encoding calcium uniporter protein 5, mitochondrial-like codes for the protein MWRSSGGVFLRHVTSAVRCRPKTTSLPIRPFRVFDPARLLASPFSSDTINFSGGGERKEDAAKGGLGELISSEEAKKLMRLVNVEELKKKLGMDGKEMIGYSELIEACEQMGVAKSKDEAASFARVLDEAGVILLFRDKVHLHPHKVVDLVRKAVPFVLTSEEDDPRKKELENLQEKKEEIDMLAHKQVRYILWTGLGLAITQVGLFFRLTFWEYSWDVMEPVAFFTTATSIVIGYAYFLFTSRDPTYQDFMQRLFSSRQKKLIKMHNFDLNRLIQLQKTCNHGVVSSSKLHNITTGQSEQLLH